Proteins from a genomic interval of Apteryx mantelli isolate bAptMan1 chromosome 5, bAptMan1.hap1, whole genome shotgun sequence:
- the CEP44 gene encoding centrosomal protein of 44 kDa isoform X3 — MWIIPAELLVKCDVELTAKSDLRFIEAIYKLLRDLFQYKPILTKQQFLQFGFAERKMQIVCDIINCVMKKHKELSSLNKAKSQTRKKLGSFKYDLWSNCEKSHADPSGSAMSSKQKPQVERHPESEDGDNLHPPALAAEGDNEELYLNHNVLEVKCEQVLEDDSQIEFLKSQLADCQEKLHKLDWMEDKLHVLEDRLKGKVIIDEKDWNNLLSRVLLLETELLLQSKKSDLSTEFNNVSQECTYSRIPVSRDTERKEEMPESLHQLSGYSSLLSTDPSPKAMTINYDLTDFSKEMTRQRMERISKMIEETSELLKTSSSTSEKT; from the exons CAGAACTTTTGGTGAAGTGTGATGTAGAACTCACAGCAAAGAGTGACTTGCGTTTTATTGAAGCTATTTATAAG CTTCTTCGAGATCTCTTTCAATATAAACCAATCTTAACAAAACAGCAGTTTCTTCAGTTTGGCTTTGCAGAACGAAAAATGCAGATTGTTTGTGACATTATCAACTGTGTGATGAAAAAGCATAAGGAATTAAGTAGCCTGAATAAG GCCAAATCCCAAACAAGAAAGAAACTCGGATCTTTTAAATATGATCTATGGTCAAattgtgaaaaatctcatgctgatCCTAGTGGCAGTGCAATGAGTTCCAAACAG AAACCTCAAGTAGAACGACATCCAGAAAGTGAAGATGGTGACAACCTTCATCCACCAGCCCTTGCAGCAGAGGGAGATAATGAAGAATTATACTTAAATCATAATGTTCTGGAAGTCAAATGTGAACAA GTCTTAGAAGATGATTCTCAGATTGAGTTCCTGAAGAGCCAGCTTGCTGATTGCCAGGAAAAGCTTCATAAACTAGATTGGATGGAAGATAAGCTACATGTTTTAGAAGACAGACTGAAAGGAAAGGTGATTATAGATGAGAAGGACTGGAATAATTTGTTGAGTCGAGTTTTGCTCCTTGAAACAGAGCTGTTGTTGCAATCCAAAAAG AGTGACTTATCTACGGAGTTCAACAATGTAAGTCAAGAATGTACTTACAGTAGGATTCCAGTTTCTCGTG ATacagagaggaaggaggagatgCCAGAGAGTCTTCATCAGTTGTCTGGATACAGTTCACTATTATCCACAGACCCATCTCCCAAAGCCATGACCATTAATTATGATCTGACAGACTTTTCAAAG GAGATGACAAGACAAAGAATGGAAAGGATAAGTAAAAT gATTGAAGAAACCTCAGAATTGTTGAAAACCTCAAGCAGCACCTCGGAGAAGACCTGA
- the CEP44 gene encoding centrosomal protein of 44 kDa isoform X2 — MATGDLKGSLRKIEQGLRLLNYPRDVDYTGLIKGDPAAFLPIISYSFTSFSTYIAELLVKCDVELTAKSDLRFIEAIYKLLRDLFQYKPILTKQQFLQFGFAERKMQIVCDIINCVMKKHKELSSLNKAKSQTRKKLGSFKYDLWSNCEKSHADPSGSAMSSKQKPQVERHPESEDGDNLHPPALAAEGDNEELYLNHNVLEVKCEQVLEDDSQIEFLKSQLADCQEKLHKLDWMEDKLHVLEDRLKGKSDLSTEFNNVSQECTYSRIPVSRDTERKEEMPESLHQLSGYSSLLSTDPSPKAMTINYDLTDFSKEMTRQRMERISKMIEETSELLKTSSSTSEKT, encoded by the exons GTTAATAAAGGGTGATCCAGCTGCATTTTTACCCATCATCAGCTATTCTTTTACATCTTTCTCCACGTACATAGCAGAACTTTTGGTGAAGTGTGATGTAGAACTCACAGCAAAGAGTGACTTGCGTTTTATTGAAGCTATTTATAAG CTTCTTCGAGATCTCTTTCAATATAAACCAATCTTAACAAAACAGCAGTTTCTTCAGTTTGGCTTTGCAGAACGAAAAATGCAGATTGTTTGTGACATTATCAACTGTGTGATGAAAAAGCATAAGGAATTAAGTAGCCTGAATAAG GCCAAATCCCAAACAAGAAAGAAACTCGGATCTTTTAAATATGATCTATGGTCAAattgtgaaaaatctcatgctgatCCTAGTGGCAGTGCAATGAGTTCCAAACAG AAACCTCAAGTAGAACGACATCCAGAAAGTGAAGATGGTGACAACCTTCATCCACCAGCCCTTGCAGCAGAGGGAGATAATGAAGAATTATACTTAAATCATAATGTTCTGGAAGTCAAATGTGAACAA GTCTTAGAAGATGATTCTCAGATTGAGTTCCTGAAGAGCCAGCTTGCTGATTGCCAGGAAAAGCTTCATAAACTAGATTGGATGGAAGATAAGCTACATGTTTTAGAAGACAGACTGAAAGGAAAG AGTGACTTATCTACGGAGTTCAACAATGTAAGTCAAGAATGTACTTACAGTAGGATTCCAGTTTCTCGTG ATacagagaggaaggaggagatgCCAGAGAGTCTTCATCAGTTGTCTGGATACAGTTCACTATTATCCACAGACCCATCTCCCAAAGCCATGACCATTAATTATGATCTGACAGACTTTTCAAAG GAGATGACAAGACAAAGAATGGAAAGGATAAGTAAAAT gATTGAAGAAACCTCAGAATTGTTGAAAACCTCAAGCAGCACCTCGGAGAAGACCTGA
- the CEP44 gene encoding centrosomal protein of 44 kDa isoform X1: MATGDLKGSLRKIEQGLRLLNYPRDVDYTGLIKGDPAAFLPIISYSFTSFSTYIAELLVKCDVELTAKSDLRFIEAIYKLLRDLFQYKPILTKQQFLQFGFAERKMQIVCDIINCVMKKHKELSSLNKAKSQTRKKLGSFKYDLWSNCEKSHADPSGSAMSSKQKPQVERHPESEDGDNLHPPALAAEGDNEELYLNHNVLEVKCEQVLEDDSQIEFLKSQLADCQEKLHKLDWMEDKLHVLEDRLKGKVIIDEKDWNNLLSRVLLLETELLLQSKKSDLSTEFNNVSQECTYSRIPVSRDTERKEEMPESLHQLSGYSSLLSTDPSPKAMTINYDLTDFSKEMTRQRMERISKMIEETSELLKTSSSTSEKT; this comes from the exons GTTAATAAAGGGTGATCCAGCTGCATTTTTACCCATCATCAGCTATTCTTTTACATCTTTCTCCACGTACATAGCAGAACTTTTGGTGAAGTGTGATGTAGAACTCACAGCAAAGAGTGACTTGCGTTTTATTGAAGCTATTTATAAG CTTCTTCGAGATCTCTTTCAATATAAACCAATCTTAACAAAACAGCAGTTTCTTCAGTTTGGCTTTGCAGAACGAAAAATGCAGATTGTTTGTGACATTATCAACTGTGTGATGAAAAAGCATAAGGAATTAAGTAGCCTGAATAAG GCCAAATCCCAAACAAGAAAGAAACTCGGATCTTTTAAATATGATCTATGGTCAAattgtgaaaaatctcatgctgatCCTAGTGGCAGTGCAATGAGTTCCAAACAG AAACCTCAAGTAGAACGACATCCAGAAAGTGAAGATGGTGACAACCTTCATCCACCAGCCCTTGCAGCAGAGGGAGATAATGAAGAATTATACTTAAATCATAATGTTCTGGAAGTCAAATGTGAACAA GTCTTAGAAGATGATTCTCAGATTGAGTTCCTGAAGAGCCAGCTTGCTGATTGCCAGGAAAAGCTTCATAAACTAGATTGGATGGAAGATAAGCTACATGTTTTAGAAGACAGACTGAAAGGAAAGGTGATTATAGATGAGAAGGACTGGAATAATTTGTTGAGTCGAGTTTTGCTCCTTGAAACAGAGCTGTTGTTGCAATCCAAAAAG AGTGACTTATCTACGGAGTTCAACAATGTAAGTCAAGAATGTACTTACAGTAGGATTCCAGTTTCTCGTG ATacagagaggaaggaggagatgCCAGAGAGTCTTCATCAGTTGTCTGGATACAGTTCACTATTATCCACAGACCCATCTCCCAAAGCCATGACCATTAATTATGATCTGACAGACTTTTCAAAG GAGATGACAAGACAAAGAATGGAAAGGATAAGTAAAAT gATTGAAGAAACCTCAGAATTGTTGAAAACCTCAAGCAGCACCTCGGAGAAGACCTGA